In one Tripterygium wilfordii isolate XIE 37 chromosome 22, ASM1340144v1, whole genome shotgun sequence genomic region, the following are encoded:
- the LOC119990918 gene encoding auxin-induced protein 6B-like, with product MTKCNKIRHIVRIQQMLKLWRRKARMAAFASAPSDVPEGHVAVCVGESCRRYIVLATHLNHPIFRRLLVQAEEEYGFTNAGPLAIPCDESVFEEIIRVVSRSNSGRFLNLEDLPRCCHAGIKNGLDFLSESRPLLHN from the coding sequence ATGACCAAGTGCAACAAGATCAGGCACATTGTGAGGATCCAACAGATGCTAAAACTGTGGCGTAGGAAGGCCAGGATGGCAGCCTTTGCATCGGCACCGTCCGATGTGCCGGAAGGACATGTGGCTGTCTGTGTAGGGGAGAGTTGCAGGAGATATATCGTGCTTGCAACGCACCTTAACCATCCCATCTTCAGGCGGCTCCTCGTACAAGCCGAGGAGGAGTACGGCTTTACGAACGCAGGACCGTTAGCGATTCCGTGTGACGAGTCAGTGTTTGAAGAGATTATCCGGGTCGTGTCCAGGTCCAACTCGGGTCGGTTCTTGAATCTGGAAGATCTTCCAAGATGCTGCCACGCGGGCATCAAGAATGGTCTTGATTTTTTGAGTGAATCTCGGCCGTTGCTTCACAATTAG
- the LOC119991988 gene encoding vesicle transport v-SNARE 12-like, with translation MEGHERQYCELSANLSRKCNSTALLPDGEQKKENISEIKSALDDADVLIRKMDLEARSLEPSLKSILLFKLREYKSDLNKLKWEFEKMISSDSNQESHEELLESGSIHVSAEQSEMLTLSIERLDRSSNRINESRRTILETEELGVSVLEDLHQQRQTLLHSHQKLHGVDETINRSKKILSGMSQRMTRNKWIVGSLIAALVLSLIFILSFKLVHH, from the exons ATGGAAGGACACGAGCGTCAGTACTGCGAGCTCTCTGCAAATCTCTCGCGGAAATGTAATTCTACTGCTCTTCTTCCCGATGGAG AACAGAAGAAGGAAAATATATCTGAGATTAAATCTGCGCTTGATGACGCAGATGTTTTG ATTCGGAAAATGGACCTTGAGGCAAGGAGTTTGGAGCCAAGTTTAAAGTCTATACTTCTTTTTAAACTGAGGGAATATAAATCTGACCTAAATAAGCTCAAGTGGGAGTTTGAAAAAATGATCTCAAGTGATAGCAATCAGGAAAGCCACGAAGAGTTGTTGGAGTCTGGATCCATACAT GTTTCTGCGGAACAAAGTGAAATGTTGACTTTGTCGATAGAGAGATTGGATCGTTCAAGCAACAGAATTAACGAGAGTAGAAGGACCATATTAGAGACGGAAGAACTTGGTGTTTCAGTCTTAGAAGATTTGCATCAGCAGCGCCAAACTCTCCTTCATTCTCATCAAAAG CTTCATGGGGTAGATGAAACCATCAACCGCAGTAAGAAAATTTTAAGTGGCATGTCACAGAGGATGACCAGGAACAAATGGATAGTTGGCTCACTAATCGCAGCACTTGTTCTTTCACTCATTTTTATTCTATCATTCAAGCTTGTACATCATTAG
- the LOC119991987 gene encoding ARF guanine-nucleotide exchange factor GNOM-like produces MGRLKLQSGIKAIEEETEEFETTYSNKSTLACIINSEISAVLAVMRRNVRWGGRYIAGDDQLEHSLIQSLKALRKQIFSWQHQWHAINPAVYLQPFLDVIRSDETGASITGVALSSVYKILTLDIVDQNTFNVDDAMHLVVDAVTSCRFEVTDPASEEVVLMKILQVLLACMKSKASVMLSNQHVCTIVNTCFRIVHQAGTKGELLQRIARYTMNELVRCIFAHLPDLNNSEHAILNGVSAVKQETDGPENEYSFGAKQMDNGNVNSEQSSATFASDSTGMVTTMLEENSVGAASKDAVSYDLQLMTEPYGIPCMVEIFHFLCSLLNLVEHTGMGSRSNTVAFDEDVPLFALSLINLAIELGGPAICHHPRLLSLIQDELFRNLMQFGLSMSTLILSMVCSIVLNLYQHLRTELKLQLEAFFSCVILRLAQSRYGSSYQQEVAMEALVDFCRQKTFMVEMYANLDCDITCGNVFEDLANLLSKSAFPVNCPLSAMHILALDGLIAVIQGMAERVGNGLVSSEHTPVHLEEYTPFWMVKCDNYSDPSHWVPFVRRRKYIKRRLMIGADHFNRDPKKGLEFLQGTHLLPDKLDPRSVACFFRYTAGLDKNLVGDFLGNHDEFCVQVLHEFAGTFDFQDMNLDTALRLFLETFRLPGESQKIQRVLEAFSERYYEQSPHILANKDAALLLSYSLIMLNTDQHNIQVKKKMTEEDFIRNNRHINGGNDLPREFLTELYHSICKNEIRTTPEQGAGFPEMTPSRWIDLMHKLKKTSPFIVADSRAYLDHDMFAIMSGPTIAAISVVFDHAEHEEVYQTCIDGFLAVAKISACHHLEDVLDDLVVSLCKFTTLLNPSSVEEPVLAFGDDMKARMATVTVFTIANRYGDYIRTGWRNILDCILRLHKLGLLPARVASDAADESELSADHTHGKPLTNSLSSAHMQSIGTPRRSSGLMGRFSQLLSLDTEEPRSQPTEQQLAAHQRTLQTIQKCHIDSIFTESKFLQAESLLQLARALIFAAGRPQKGSSSPEDEDTAVFCLELLIAITLNNRDRIFLLWQGVYEHIANIVQSTVMPCALVEKAVFGLLRICQRLLPYKENLADELLRSLQLVLKLDARVADAYCEQITQEVSRLVKANSSHIRSQMGWFVITSLLSITARHPEASEVGFDALLFIMSDGSYLLPANYILCVDAARQFAESRVGQAERSVRALDLMSGSVNCLAKWTHEAKQTVGEEEVAKLSQGIGEMWLRLVQGLRKVCLDQRDDVRNHALLSLQKCLTGVEGFHLQHGLWLQCFDLVIFTMLDDLLEIAQGHSQKDFRNMEGTLTHALKLLSKVFLQLLYDLSQLTTFCKLWLGVLGRMEKCMKVKVRGKKSEKLQELVPELLKNTLLVMKTKGVLVQRNALGGDSLWELTWLHVNNIAPSLQSEVFPDQDFEQSQLKQGETVGGLVDETINSSNDTLVTEGSGTGG; encoded by the exons ATGGGGCGACTAAAACTGCAATCTGGAATCAAGGCAATTGAGGAAGAAACTGAAGAGTTTGAGACTACCTACTCAAACAAATCTACTCTAGCATGCATCATCAATTCAGAAATAAGTGCTGTATTGGCAGTCATGAGGAGAAATGTAAGATGGGGTGGTCGCTACATAGCTGGAGATGATCAACTAGAGCACTCTTTAATTCAGTCATTGAAGGCATTGCGGAAGCAAATATTCTCATGGCAGCATCAATGGCATGCCATAAACCCTGCTGTATATCTCCAGCCATTTTTGGATGTGATTCGCTCTGACGAAACTGGCGCATCAATCACTGGAGTTGCTTTATCATCTGTTTACAAAATTTTAACTCTTGATATAGTTGATCAGAATACTTTTAATGTTGATGATGCAATGCACCTGGTTGTTGATGCTGTAACTAGCTGCAGATTTGAGGTGACAGATCCTGCATCGGAAGAAGTGGTGCTGATGAAGATACTTCAGGTTTTGCTTGCTTGTATGAAAAGTAAAGCATCCGTTATGTTGAGTAATCAGCATGTTTGCACTATAGTGAATACATGCTTTCGTATAGTTCATCAAGCGGGAACCAAGGGCGAGTTGTTGCAGCGCATAGCTCGCTACACAATGAATGAACTTGTTAGGTGCATTTTTGCACACCTTCCAGATCTTAACAACTCAGAACATGCGATCCTTAATGGTGTTAGTGCTGTCAAACAGGAG ACTGATGGGCCTGAGAATGAATATTCATTCGGGGCTAAACAAATGGATAATGGCAATGTTAATTCTGAACAATCATCTGCAACCTTTGCTTCTGATTCCACGGGTATGGTCACCACTATGTTGGAAGAAAATTCGGTGGGGGCTGCTAGTAAGGATGCTGTTTCATATGATTTGCAGCTTATGACAGAGCCTTATGGGATTCCTTGCATGGTAGAGATATTTCACTTCTTATGTTCTTTATTAAATCTTGTTGAGCATACAGGAATGGGTTCCAGGTCAAATACTGTAGCATTTGACGAAGATGTGCCTCTTTTTGCCTTGAGCTTGATTAATTTGGCCATAGAATTGGGTGGACCTGCCATTTGCCATCACCCTAGACTATTGAGTTTGATTCAGGATGAATTATTTCGTAATCTGATGCAATTTGGTTTGTCAATGAGCACGTTAATCCTTTCAATGGTGTGTAGCATTGTTCTCAATCTCTACCAGCATCTGCGTACTGAACTCAAACTACAGCTTGAGGCATTTTTTTCCTGTGTTATATTAAGGCTTGCACAAAGCAGATATGGTTCTTCATATCAGCAAGAGGTTGCCATGGAGGCTCTTGTAGACTTCTGCAGGCAGAAGACATTTATGGTGGAAATGTATGCTAACTTAGACTGTGACATAACTTGCGGTAATGTCTTTGAAGATCTTGCAAATTTGTTGTCAAAGAGTGCATTTCCAGTGAATTGCCCTTTGTCAGCAATGCACATTCTTGCTTTGGATGGTCTTATCGCTGTTATTCAGGGGATGGCTGAAAGGGTGGGAAACGGATTGGTTAGTTCAGAGCATACTCCAGTGCATCTTGAGGAATATACCCCATTCTGGATGGTGAAGTGTGATAACTACAGTGATCCTAGTCATTGGGTCCCTTTTGTCCGTCGGAGGAAGTACATCAAGAGAAGGTTGATGATTGGAGCTGATCACTTTAACCGTGATCCTAAGAAAGGACTGGAGTTTCTTCAAGGAACACATCTTTTACCGGACAAACTGGATCCTCGAAGTGTGGCCTGCTTTTTCAGGTATACTGCTGGATTAGATAAGAATCTTGTTGGGGATTTCCTTGGAAATCATGATGAATTTTGTGTTCAGGTTCTTCATGAGTTTGCtggaacttttgattttcaagataTGAATCTGGATACTGCACTGCGGTTGTTTTTGGAAACTTTTCGTCTCCCTGGAGAATCACAGAAGATACAAAGAGTGCTTGAGGCGTTCTCGGAAAGATATTACGAGCAGTCGCCTCATATTCTAGCTAACAAGGATGCTGCTCTTTTGTTATCTTATTCGCTTATAATGCTTAACACAGATCAGCACAACATACAGGTGAAGAAAAAGATGACAGAAGAAGATTTCATTCGGAATAATAGACACATAAATGGAGGAAACGATCTTCCTAGAGAATTCCTGACAGAATTATATCACTCGATATGCAAGAATGAAATTCGAACAACGCCGGAGCAAGGTGCTGGTTTCCCTGAAATGACTCCTAGCCGTTGGATTGATCTAATGcacaaattgaagaaaacttCTCCATTCATTGTAGCTGATTCCAGAGCCTACCTTGACCATGATATGTTTGCCATAATGTCAGGTCCAACAATTGCTGCAATTTCCGTTGTATTTGATCATGCAGAACATGAGGAAGTTTACCAGACATGCATTGATGGATTTTTAGCTGTTGCAAAAATTTCAGCTTGCCATCATCTTGAAGATGTATTGGATGATCTTGTTGTGTCGTTATGTAAGTTCACAACTCTTTTGAATCCTTCATCTGTCGAGGAACCGGTGCTAGCTTTTGGTGATGACATGAAAGCCAGGATGGCAACCGTGACGGTTTTTACCATTGCAAATAGGTATGGTGATTATATCCGTACAGGTTGGAGAAATATTCTGGATTGCATCTTACGATTGCACAAACTTGGTCTTCTTCCAGCTCGTGTGGCCAGCGATGCTGCTGATGAGTCAGAGCTTTCTGCCGACCATACCCATGGAAAACCTCTTACAAATTCTCTGTCTTCAGCCCATATGCAATCTATTGGAACTCCTAGGCGATCCTCTGGGCTTATGGGCCGATTTAGTCAGCTCTTGTCACTTGACACTGAGGAGCCAAGATCACAACCCACCGAACAGCAACTTGCTGCTCATCAACGAACCCTTCAAACTATTCAAAAATGCCATATTGACAGTATATTTACAGAGAGTAAGTTCTTGCAAGCTGAATCTTTGTTGCAGCTTGCACGAGCTCTGATATTTGCTGCAGGACGACCCCAAAAAGGGAGCAGCTCTCCTGAGGACGAAGATACTGCAGTTTTCTGCCTGGAGTTACTGATTGCAATTACCCTGAATAACCGGGATCGAATTTTCTTACTATGGCAGGGTGTTTACGAGCACATAGCCAATATTGTTCAGTCAACTGTCATGCCTTGTGCTTTGGTAGAGAAGGCTGTTTTTGGGCTGTTACGAATCTGTCAACGCCTGCTTCCTTACAAGGAGAACCTAGCTGATGAACTTTTGAGGTCGCTTCAACTTGTGTTGAAATTAGATGCCCGGGTAGCTGATGCATACTGCGAACAGATTACGCAAGAGGTTAGCCGCCTTGTGAAAGCAAATTCTTCTCACATTAGATCTCAGATGGGATGGTTCGTGATTACATCCTTACTTTCTATTACAGCTCGGCATCCGGAAGCATCTGAAGTAGGATTTGATGCACTATTGTTCATTATGTCTGATGGATCCTACTTATTGCCAGCCAATTACATTCTGTGTGTGGATGCGGCAAGGCAGTTTGCAGAGTCTCGTGTGGGACAGGCAGAACGCTCTGTACGAGCTCTAGATCTTATGTCGGGTTCTGTTAATTGTTTGGCAAAGTGGACTCACGAGGCTAAGCAAACTGTGGGGGAGGAGGAAGTGGCAAAATTGTCTCAGGGTATTGGGGAGATGTGGTTAAGACTTGTGCAGGGattgagaaaagtttgtttgGATCAGAGAGATGATGTTAGAAACCATGCTCTTCTATCATTGCAGAAGTGCTTGACAGGAGTAGAGGGGTTCCACCTTCAGCATGGTTTGTGGTTACAGTGCTTTGATCTTGTTATCTTCACAATGCTCGATgacttgcttgaaattgctcagggACATTCCCAGAAAGACTTCCGAAACATGGAAGGCACTCTCACTCATGCTCTGAAGCTTCTTTCAAAAGTGTTTTTACAATTGCTCTATGACCTCTCACAGTTAACGACATTCTGCAAACTATGGCTAGGAGTGCTAGGCCGAATGGAAAAGTGCATGAAGGTTAAAGTAAGAGGGAAGAAAAGCGAGAAGCTTCAGGAACTAGTGCCCGAACTCCTTAAAAACACCTTGCTTGTGATGAAGACAAAAGGAGTACTTGTACAGAGGAATGCCTTAGGCGGGGATAGTCTGTGGGAATTAACTTGGCTGCATGTGAACAACATTGCTCCATCTTTGCAATCTGAGGTCTTCCCCGATCAAGATTTTGAACAGTCACAGCTTAAGCAGGGTGAAACTGTTGGAGGTTTGGTGGACGAAACCATCAATTCTTCAAATGACACTTTGGTCACTGAGGGGTCTGGGACTGGAGGTTAG
- the LOC119990535 gene encoding uncharacterized protein LOC119990535, with the protein MRTNIKRRRNIRRRRKIKLNETIKESMQRLWKEMAEIGEEQERIREGQAEVKKRFEEKTKQGQGEVKKQLKEETKHMFDRSTGIKPRHHRIISHIMQPQQRHSFVKA; encoded by the exons ATGAGGACAAACATTAAGAGGAGGAGAAAcattaggaggaggaggaag ATTAAGCTGAATGAGACAATTAAAGAGAGTATGCAAAGATTGTGGAAGGAGATGGCAGAGATTGGAGAAGAACAAGAGCGCATAAGGGAGGGGCAAGCGGAAGTGAAAAAGCGGTTCGAAGAAAAAACTAAGCAGGGGCAAGGGGAAGTGAAAAAGCAGCTCAAAGAAGAAACTAAGCACATGTTTGATCGAAGTACAGGCATCAAACCTCGACATCATCGTATCATATCGCACATCATGCAACCGCAGCAACGTCACAGTTTTGTTAAAGCATAA
- the LOC119990534 gene encoding ribulose bisphosphate carboxylase/oxygenase activase, chloroplastic, with protein sequence MALVRLHFKAPALTNFSSKRSSIITLSVSCSKAITEEDDANGRDVKRLSRQSSWEAKDSEGRDYLYRLGKEADNMNIAVGARAGVVDDVFTGNFLGRDSDIVFDYRQKVTRSFDYLQGDYYIAPVFLDKVVCHIVKNYIAHLLNIRVPLILGVWGGKGQGKTFQTELIFQAMGIEPVIMSAGELESERAGQPGKLIRERYRTASQVVQNQGKMSCLMINDIDAGIGRFGNTQVTVNNQIVVGTLMNLSDNPTRVSVGQDWRESDVTNRIPIIVTGNDLSTIYAPLIRDGRMEKFYWQPNHDDIVNIVLRMYEKDGISGDDVITIVNTFPNQALDFYGALRSRTYDRSISKWVDDIGGVENLGSKLLKRKKNETLPVFTPPKQTVEALLESGYSLLREQQLIMETKLSKEYMKNIDD encoded by the exons ATGGCTCTCGTAAGACTGCATTTCAAAGCTCCAGCTCTCACAAATTTCTCTTCGAAGAGAAGCTCCATCATCACCCTCTCTGTTTCTTGTTCGAAAGCAATCACCGAAGAAGACGACGCTAATGGTCGTGATGTCAAGAGATTGTCGCGGCAATCTTCGTGGGAGGCCAAGGATTCGGAGGGCCGGGACTATCTCTACAGGCTAGGGAAAGAAGCTGACAACATGAACATCGCCGTCGGAGCTAGAGCTGGTGTAGTCGACGACGTCTTTACCGGCAATTTTCTTGGCAGAGACT CGGATATTGTGTTTGATTATCGTCAGAAGGTGACTAGGTCCTTCGATTATCTTCAAGGCGATTATTACATAGCTCCTGTATTCCTG GATAAAGTGG TATGCCACATTGTAAAGAACTACATTGCTCATCTTCTCAATATCAGAGTTCCATTGATCCTAG GTGTCTGGGGAGGAAAAGGGCAGGGAAAAACATTTCAAACTGAGCTTATTTTTCAAGCCATGGGAATCGAACCAGTGATTATGTCTGCAGGAGAGCTAGAATCAGAAAGAGCGG GACAACCAGGAAAGTTGATTCGTGAACGATATAGAACAGCTTCTCAAGTGGTCCAGAACCAA GGCAAGATGAGCTGTTTGATGATCAACGACATCGATGCAGGCATCGGTAGATTTG GAAACACTCAAGTGACAGTCAACAATCAAATTGTTGTTGGGACCCTGATGAATTTGTCTGATAATCCTACAAGGGTTAGTGTTGGACAAGATTGGCGAGAATCAGATGTTACAAACAGAATTCCTATTATAGTTACTGGAAATGATCTTTCGACGATTTATGCTCCTTTGATTCGTGATGGAAGGATGGAGAAGTTTTACTG GCAGCCTAACCATGATGATATTGTAAATATTGTTCTTCGAATGTATGAGAAAGATGGAATATCTGGAGATGATGTCATAACCATTGTCAATACATTTCCCAATCAAG CCTTGGATTTTTATGGAGCGCTTAGGTCTCGAACATATGACCGGTCAATTTCTAAG TGGGTTGATGATATTGGAGGTGTGGAAAATCTTGGCTCCAAGCTTctcaagaggaaaaaaaatgagaCACTTCCTGTATTCACTCCCCCAAAG CAAACAGTGGAGGCTTTACTTGAATCTGGATATTCTCTCCTGAGAGAACAGCAGCTGATAATGGAGACTAAACTTTCAAAGGAGTACATGAAGAACATTGATGACTGA